In a genomic window of Campylobacter concisus:
- the dnaJ gene encoding molecular chaperone DnaJ, whose protein sequence is MEFDYYEILEISRNASGDEIKKAFRRLALKYHPDRNSGDKEAELKFKQINEAYQVLSDEQKRSIYDRYGKEGLEGRFGSGGGFSADFDLSDIFDSFFGGGFASSSRQRKRYSEKYSADLEIPINLEFNEAIFGCEKEIKFDQKVPCPTCNATGSKDGKSKTCQHCGGSGRITRGNGFMNIVQECPYCHGSGEVISEPCPDCNAKAYKIQQQTVKITIPEGVDSGMRMRVAGKGNIGTNGVQGDLYVSINVKEDKHFIRHNDDVYLEIPVFFTQAILGESIKIPTLRGETELKLPIGAKDKQQFIFENEGIKSVNSRKKGRLVAQISIQTPEKLSDEQKELLNKLQASFGIEPGKSNTDESVFDKIKSWFKGDEPKGKKKK, encoded by the coding sequence GTGGAATTTGACTATTACGAAATCCTTGAAATTTCAAGAAATGCAAGCGGAGATGAGATCAAAAAAGCCTTTAGAAGACTTGCTTTAAAATATCACCCAGATAGAAATTCTGGCGACAAAGAGGCTGAACTAAAATTTAAACAAATAAATGAAGCTTATCAAGTTTTAAGCGACGAGCAAAAACGCTCTATCTACGACAGATACGGCAAAGAAGGCCTTGAGGGTCGATTTGGTAGCGGTGGCGGATTTAGTGCCGATTTTGATCTTTCAGATATTTTTGACTCATTTTTTGGTGGCGGTTTTGCAAGTAGTTCTAGGCAGAGAAAAAGATACTCAGAAAAATACTCAGCCGATCTTGAAATTCCTATAAATTTGGAGTTTAACGAAGCTATTTTTGGTTGTGAAAAAGAGATAAAATTTGATCAAAAAGTGCCTTGCCCAACATGCAATGCAACCGGCAGTAAAGACGGCAAAAGTAAGACTTGCCAGCACTGTGGCGGAAGTGGCAGGATAACACGTGGAAATGGCTTTATGAATATCGTCCAAGAGTGCCCATATTGCCACGGAAGCGGTGAAGTAATAAGTGAGCCTTGCCCTGATTGTAACGCAAAAGCTTATAAAATCCAGCAACAAACTGTAAAGATTACCATCCCTGAAGGCGTTGATAGCGGCATGAGAATGAGAGTAGCTGGTAAAGGCAATATCGGCACAAACGGCGTTCAAGGCGATCTTTATGTAAGTATAAACGTAAAAGAAGACAAGCATTTCATTCGCCACAACGACGATGTTTATCTAGAAATTCCTGTCTTTTTCACGCAAGCTATACTTGGCGAGAGTATAAAAATTCCAACGCTTCGAGGAGAAACTGAGCTAAAACTACCTATTGGAGCAAAGGATAAGCAGCAATTTATCTTTGAAAATGAAGGTATCAAAAGCGTAAATTCGCGCAAAAAAGGTAGGCTCGTAGCGCAAATTTCTATTCAAACGCCTGAAAAACTAAGCGATGAGCAAAAAGAGCTTTTAAATAAGCTTCAAGCTAGCTTTGGCATAGAACCAGGCAAATCAAATACCGATGAAAGCGTCTTTGATAAGATAAAAAGCTGGTTTAAAGGCGATGAGCCAAAAGGCAAAAAGAAAAAATAA
- the pyk gene encoding pyruvate kinase: MIKKTKIVATLGPASDNEETMEAMVKAGVNVFRLNFSHGTHEYHKSNIDKIRNIEKKLNKRIGILQDICGPKIRVGKLSEPFYLKAGDELSIYADEIIGEKVEKGIYKVSLNQPQILPMLKVGEYVYLYDGSIRAKVVSEGKEVVKTIIENDGILNSNKGVNFPNTALGIEIITPKDKEDMKFGAKHGVNFVAISFVQDANDVIKAKNILKEFGSRAAVLSKIEKFDAVENIDDIIAKSDGIMVARGDLGIEVPFYKVPTIQKLIIKKANAASKPVITATQMMLSMAEHETATRAEISDVANAVLDGTDAVMLSEESAIGKNPVAVVEAMSKTIIQTQSIYPYNKFDEFDFFDETDMVASSAASLAVRIKADALISITGSGKSAIKLARNRTNIDIIAVAHDEQTSHMLTLAWGVTPALVLEKTKLSSLLANVMKKAYEEGYVEHDKTYLVTAGHPTGVEGSTNLIRIIRRDQLDYYLELATE; encoded by the coding sequence ATGATAAAAAAGACAAAAATCGTAGCTACTTTGGGGCCAGCGAGTGATAATGAAGAGACAATGGAGGCGATGGTAAAAGCAGGTGTCAATGTCTTTCGTTTAAATTTTAGCCATGGGACACACGAATACCATAAATCAAACATTGACAAGATAAGAAATATCGAAAAAAAGCTAAATAAAAGAATAGGAATTTTACAAGATATCTGTGGCCCAAAGATCAGAGTTGGTAAGCTTAGTGAGCCATTTTATCTAAAGGCTGGTGATGAACTAAGTATCTATGCTGATGAGATTATCGGTGAAAAAGTTGAGAAGGGAATTTATAAAGTAAGCCTAAATCAGCCTCAAATTTTACCAATGCTAAAGGTTGGCGAGTATGTCTATCTCTATGATGGCTCTATAAGAGCAAAGGTTGTCAGCGAAGGTAAAGAAGTAGTAAAAACTATCATTGAAAATGATGGAATTTTAAACTCAAATAAAGGCGTAAATTTTCCAAATACAGCCCTTGGCATCGAGATCATCACGCCAAAAGATAAAGAAGATATGAAATTTGGCGCAAAACATGGCGTAAATTTTGTTGCCATTAGCTTCGTGCAAGATGCAAATGACGTAATAAAGGCAAAAAATATCTTAAAAGAATTTGGCTCAAGAGCTGCCGTTTTATCTAAGATCGAGAAATTTGATGCGGTTGAAAATATAGACGACATCATTGCAAAGAGTGATGGTATCATGGTAGCTCGTGGCGATCTTGGCATAGAAGTGCCATTTTATAAGGTTCCAACTATCCAAAAGCTCATCATCAAAAAAGCAAATGCAGCAAGCAAGCCAGTCATCACAGCAACTCAAATGATGCTAAGCATGGCAGAGCATGAGACTGCCACAAGAGCAGAGATCAGCGACGTAGCAAATGCCGTGTTAGACGGCACTGATGCTGTTATGCTAAGTGAGGAGAGTGCGATCGGTAAAAACCCAGTCGCAGTCGTAGAGGCGATGAGTAAAACGATCATACAGACACAAAGTATCTATCCATATAATAAATTTGATGAGTTTGACTTTTTTGACGAGACTGATATGGTGGCAAGTAGTGCTGCATCTCTTGCTGTTCGCATAAAAGCAGATGCATTAATCTCAATCACTGGCTCAGGAAAATCAGCTATAAAATTAGCTAGAAACCGCACAAACATCGACATCATCGCAGTCGCTCACGATGAACAGACATCGCACATGCTTACTCTTGCTTGGGGTGTTACGCCAGCACTTGTACTAGAAAAAACAAAGCTTAGCTCACTTTTAGCAAATGTCATGAAAAAGGCGTATGAAGAGGGATATGTCGAACACGACAAGACCTATCTTGTCACAGCCGGTCACCCTACGGGCGTTGAGGGTAGCACGAACCTTATACGTATCATCAGACGCGATCAGCTTGATTATTATTTGGAGCTTGCAACTGAGTAA
- a CDS encoding TRAP transporter substrate-binding protein, producing MNKFLLASLGLAAVACVAMGDDKVYKLKLASSWESTMPVLGDVPKELKDKVEKMSNGRLELRIDYPSKHKSPFAMLDFAKSGQYDITYTSSYYYKGKDAKTIFFTATPFMMNTDEQTAWYEFGGGKELEAKVYDPYNIKIFRAGNTGMQMGGWFKKEIKSLDDIKGLKIRIPGFGGEIYAKLGANINTIPTGELYMALEMGTIDSVEWVSPAYDMALGFHKVAKYYYTGWQEPNGETQFFFNKKSYEKLPDDLKAIFEAAAAEVARDANTKVFYSNVEYWDKMKSEYPDIQVKSFPPEVIAALKKATNELLDEESAKDPLFKEIVESQRAFLKKAREWTKISDYAYIKTNE from the coding sequence ATGAATAAATTTTTATTAGCGTCTCTTGGTCTAGCAGCTGTTGCTTGCGTTGCTATGGGAGATGATAAAGTTTATAAGCTAAAGCTTGCTAGCTCATGGGAGAGCACTATGCCAGTGCTTGGTGATGTACCAAAAGAGCTAAAGGATAAAGTTGAAAAGATGAGTAATGGCAGACTTGAGCTAAGGATTGATTATCCATCAAAGCATAAATCACCTTTTGCAATGCTTGATTTTGCTAAAAGCGGTCAATACGACATTACTTACACAAGTAGCTATTATTATAAAGGCAAAGATGCTAAAACTATATTTTTTACAGCAACTCCATTTATGATGAATACTGATGAGCAAACAGCTTGGTATGAATTTGGCGGTGGTAAGGAGCTTGAGGCAAAAGTTTACGATCCATACAATATCAAAATTTTTAGAGCTGGAAATACCGGCATGCAAATGGGTGGCTGGTTTAAAAAAGAGATCAAATCATTAGATGATATCAAAGGCTTAAAGATAAGAATTCCAGGCTTTGGTGGTGAAATTTACGCTAAACTTGGCGCTAACATCAATACTATCCCAACTGGTGAGCTTTACATGGCTCTTGAGATGGGAACGATCGACTCAGTCGAATGGGTTAGCCCAGCTTATGATATGGCACTTGGCTTTCACAAAGTGGCAAAATACTACTACACAGGCTGGCAAGAGCCAAACGGTGAAACTCAATTTTTCTTTAATAAAAAATCATACGAGAAGCTTCCAGATGACCTAAAAGCGATCTTTGAAGCAGCTGCAGCCGAAGTAGCAAGAGATGCAAATACAAAAGTATTTTATTCAAATGTCGAGTACTGGGATAAAATGAAGAGCGAGTATCCTGATATCCAAGTAAAATCATTTCCACCAGAAGTAATCGCAGCTCTTAAAAAAGCCACGAATGAACTTCTTGATGAAGAGAGCGCGAAAGATCCATTATTTAAAGAGATCGTTGAGTCGCAAAGAGCTTTCCTTAAAAAAGCAAGAGAATGGACTAAAATTTCAGACTACGCTTATATCAAAACAAATGAATAG
- a CDS encoding shikimate dehydrogenase — translation MKTFAVFGDPIAHSVSPRLHNKAIADLGLKALYTRVLLKDGSELINKFKSLKLNGANVTLPHKEWALNLADEASDIARKIGSANTLVLKNDKIYAYNTDAPGFLKAIKNFKDVKKAIVLGAGGTANAITYALKEQGVDVCILNRSKDRLEKFKDEYKCFSWDNYEEQKFDLVVNSTSAGLKNDLLPAPKEILRSIFKDTKFVFDVIYGKQTPFLEMAKQNNLIVKDGADMLLYQAVLALNLFFDNTLDEVKIERSMREIFYL, via the coding sequence ATGAAAACATTCGCAGTCTTTGGAGATCCAATAGCTCACTCGGTATCTCCGAGGCTGCACAATAAAGCCATTGCAGACCTGGGCTTAAAAGCACTTTACACAAGAGTCTTGCTAAAAGATGGCAGCGAATTAATCAATAAATTTAAATCCTTAAAATTAAATGGTGCAAACGTAACGCTTCCACATAAAGAGTGGGCTTTAAATTTAGCCGATGAAGCTTCAGATATAGCTCGTAAAATAGGCTCTGCAAATACGCTTGTGCTTAAAAATGACAAAATTTATGCATACAATACAGATGCACCTGGATTTTTAAAAGCAATAAAAAATTTTAAAGATGTAAAAAAAGCTATTGTTCTTGGAGCTGGCGGTACTGCAAATGCCATAACTTATGCATTAAAAGAACAAGGTGTTGATGTTTGCATACTAAATAGAAGCAAAGATAGGCTTGAGAAATTTAAAGATGAGTACAAATGCTTTAGCTGGGATAACTACGAAGAGCAAAAATTTGATCTAGTCGTTAACTCGACCTCGGCTGGATTAAAAAATGATCTTTTGCCAGCACCCAAAGAAATTCTAAGAAGCATTTTTAAAGATACTAAATTTGTATTTGATGTGATTTATGGCAAGCAGACACCATTTTTAGAAATGGCAAAACAAAACAATCTTATTGTAAAAGATGGAGCCGATATGCTTTTATATCAAGCGGTTTTGGCACTAAATTTATTTTTTGATAATACGCTTGATGAGGTAAAAATCGAGCGTTCAATGAGAGAAATTTTCTATCTATAA
- a CDS encoding SPOR domain-containing protein yields MENDELKDILLERDDDARGLKLKKLLIFIAALIILFLIIVVAMKLVNSSDPSQAQNEADSRLVLPPVPAEQPVDKQAPIADTNSDNKKGDTQLFEQVPIVPENKQQDEFEDMIKKLKDKENNKPVSKTEEPKEIVKPIEKPAEIPAKKAETKVDTPVKKVEKVAATDKKSEAKSAKTENKVDKKIEKKVETKIEKTDKKAEVAKTEPATKGSYVQVFVTSKFNPNAEYMKKIAAKGYSYNTIKVGELTKILVGPFDEKTLQKAVGDIRKDINKDAFIFRAK; encoded by the coding sequence GTGGAAAATGATGAGTTAAAAGATATTCTTTTAGAAAGAGATGATGACGCAAGAGGATTGAAGCTAAAAAAACTTCTTATATTTATAGCAGCTCTTATTATACTTTTTTTGATCATTGTAGTGGCTATGAAGCTAGTAAATTCAAGCGATCCTTCACAAGCTCAAAATGAAGCTGATTCAAGACTAGTGCTTCCTCCAGTACCAGCTGAGCAGCCAGTAGATAAACAAGCTCCGATAGCTGATACAAATTCAGACAATAAAAAAGGCGATACACAGCTTTTTGAGCAAGTACCGATCGTACCTGAAAATAAGCAACAAGATGAATTTGAAGATATGATCAAAAAGCTAAAAGATAAAGAAAACAATAAGCCTGTTTCTAAAACTGAAGAGCCAAAAGAGATAGTTAAGCCTATCGAAAAGCCTGCTGAAATACCAGCAAAAAAAGCTGAGACAAAGGTAGATACTCCAGTTAAAAAAGTCGAAAAAGTCGCAGCTACTGATAAAAAGAGCGAGGCAAAATCAGCTAAGACTGAAAATAAAGTAGATAAAAAGATTGAAAAGAAGGTTGAAACCAAAATAGAAAAAACGGATAAAAAAGCTGAAGTAGCTAAAACTGAACCTGCTACAAAAGGCTCTTATGTTCAAGTATTTGTGACTAGTAAATTTAATCCAAATGCTGAATATATGAAGAAGATCGCTGCTAAGGGATATAGCTACAATACTATAAAAGTTGGTGAACTGACTAAAATTTTAGTTGGTCCATTTGATGAAAAAACGCTTCAAAAAGCAGTAGGCGATATTAGAAAAGATATCAATAAAGACGCTTTTATCTTTAGAGCAAAATGA
- a CDS encoding DUF1882 domain-containing protein produces the protein MQSIDTALIKIITTHYYIKRDTIVNKIEYRGKIFFDKFEKINEPLTYSVMKEHEEGKAVIAHSLINAYDKVENIVFDYNGRTPDRFWHKAQLLLREEGFINFTAYESKMPGHLHLYVHKGHTTLNEACQLANMLNAKLSQKLPKEWRMFPNIDMPKEFNILTLPYKLYQKERGASWSKYM, from the coding sequence ATGCAAAGTATTGATACGGCACTTATAAAGATTATTACAACTCACTACTATATCAAGCGCGATACGATCGTTAATAAAATAGAATATAGAGGCAAAATTTTCTTTGATAAATTTGAAAAGATCAACGAGCCACTAACTTATAGTGTCATGAAAGAGCATGAAGAGGGTAAGGCCGTTATCGCACACTCTTTAATAAATGCATACGATAAAGTTGAGAATATAGTCTTTGACTATAACGGCAGAACCCCTGATAGATTTTGGCATAAAGCACAGCTTCTTTTAAGAGAAGAAGGATTTATAAATTTTACAGCCTACGAGAGTAAGATGCCAGGACATCTGCATCTTTATGTGCATAAAGGTCACACTACGCTAAATGAGGCTTGCCAACTAGCAAATATGCTCAACGCAAAGCTTTCGCAGAAGTTGCCTAAAGAGTGGAGGATGTTTCCAAATATCGATATGCCAAAAGAATTTAACATACTAACTTTACCTTATAAACTCTATCAAAAAGAGCGTGGGGCAAGTTGGTCAAAATATATGTAA
- a CDS encoding serine hydroxymethyltransferase, which translates to MSLQSYDKDIYDLVNLELKRQCDHLEMIASENFTYPEVMEVMGSILTNKYAEGYPGKRYYGGCEFVDEIEQIAIDRCKELFGCEFANVQPNSGSQANQGVYGALLNPGDKILGMDLSHGGHLTHGAKVSSSGKMYESFFYGVELDGRINYDRVMDIAKIVKPKMIVCGASAYTREIEFKKFREIADVVGAILFADVAHIAGLVVAGEHQSPFPYCDVVSSTTHKTLRGPRGGIIMTNNEEYAKKINASIFPGIQGGPLVHVIAAKAVGFKHNLSPEWKIYAKQVKANAKKLGEVLIKRGFDLVSGGTDNHLILMSFLNREFSGKDADIALGNAGITVNKNTVPGETRSPFITSGIRVGSPALTARGMKEAEFELIANKIADVLSDINNTSLQEKTKAELVELAHKFIIYDKATF; encoded by the coding sequence ATGAGTTTGCAAAGCTACGATAAGGACATTTACGATCTAGTAAATTTAGAGTTAAAACGCCAATGTGATCACCTTGAGATGATCGCTAGTGAAAATTTTACATATCCAGAAGTTATGGAAGTAATGGGCTCAATCCTAACAAACAAATACGCTGAAGGCTATCCTGGCAAGAGATATTATGGTGGCTGCGAATTTGTCGATGAGATCGAGCAAATAGCGATTGATAGATGCAAAGAGCTTTTTGGATGTGAATTTGCAAACGTTCAACCAAACTCAGGCTCTCAGGCAAATCAAGGCGTTTACGGCGCCTTACTTAATCCAGGTGATAAAATTTTAGGCATGGATCTAAGCCACGGCGGACACCTAACTCACGGCGCGAAGGTAAGCAGCTCTGGTAAGATGTATGAGAGCTTCTTTTATGGTGTCGAGCTTGATGGCCGCATAAACTACGATAGAGTCATGGATATCGCAAAGATAGTAAAGCCAAAAATGATCGTTTGCGGTGCAAGCGCATACACAAGAGAGATCGAGTTTAAAAAATTTAGAGAGATAGCTGACGTCGTTGGTGCGATACTCTTTGCAGATGTTGCTCACATTGCTGGTCTTGTTGTTGCTGGTGAGCATCAAAGTCCTTTTCCATACTGCGATGTCGTAAGCTCAACTACGCATAAAACCCTAAGAGGCCCAAGAGGCGGTATCATTATGACAAACAACGAAGAGTATGCTAAGAAGATAAATGCCTCTATTTTTCCAGGCATTCAGGGCGGACCACTAGTTCATGTCATCGCAGCAAAGGCAGTTGGCTTTAAGCACAACCTTAGCCCTGAGTGGAAAATTTACGCCAAACAAGTAAAAGCAAACGCTAAAAAATTAGGCGAAGTACTAATAAAAAGAGGTTTTGACCTAGTGAGTGGTGGTACCGATAACCATCTAATTTTGATGAGCTTTTTAAATCGTGAATTTAGCGGTAAAGACGCTGATATCGCTCTTGGAAATGCTGGAATAACGGTAAATAAAAATACGGTTCCAGGCGAGACAAGAAGCCCATTTATCACAAGTGGTATACGTGTTGGTAGTCCTGCGCTTACGGCTCGTGGGATGAAAGAAGCTGAGTTTGAACTAATAGCAAACAAAATAGCTGATGTGCTAAGCGACATAAACAACACATCTTTGCAAGAGAAGACAAAAGCTGAGCTAGTTGAACTTGCTCATAAATTTATAATCTATGATAAAGCGACATTTTGA
- the lysS gene encoding lysine--tRNA ligase: MFDNQHEIQRLQSIDELRNLGINPYPHFLRRDMNISKFRLKFNYINDTEEKKAEGQLVGLAGRIKLIRDAGKAVFANIEDEDGNLQIYFSNKTLDPEWFKIVKKYVEIGDIVYVRGYAFITRTGEFSMHVSELSLASKSISPLPEKYHGLVDVETRYRQRYLDMIMNPEVRADFKRRSVIISTIRRFFEEKGFLEVETPMLHPIAGGANAKPFITFHNALGVERYLRIAPELYLKRLIVGGFEAVYEMNRNFRNEGMDLTHNPEFTSIEFYWAYHNYHDLMGITEDLFNVILDKLDMEKVVNFDGMEIDFSKPFKRISYKKALVEIGGLDDNLINDKDKILAKLRADGLEANEKLDLGHLQAELFDNYVESKLIHPTFVIDYPISISPLSRRSDANPDVAERFELFIAGRELANGFNELNDPIDQYNRFKAQIDAKNAGDDEAHEMDEDYVKALGYGMPPVAGEGIGIDRLVMLLTDKKSIRDVVLFPAMRPLKNEIKENEK; the protein is encoded by the coding sequence ATATTTGATAACCAACATGAGATTCAACGACTACAAAGCATAGACGAGCTAAGAAATTTAGGCATTAATCCATATCCGCATTTTCTTAGAAGAGATATGAATATCTCTAAATTTAGACTAAAATTTAACTACATTAATGATACAGAAGAGAAAAAGGCCGAAGGTCAGCTAGTAGGTCTTGCGGGTAGAATAAAACTAATTCGTGATGCTGGAAAAGCGGTTTTTGCAAATATTGAAGATGAAGATGGAAATTTACAAATTTACTTTAGTAATAAAACACTTGATCCAGAGTGGTTTAAAATCGTTAAAAAATACGTAGAGATAGGCGATATAGTCTATGTTAGAGGTTATGCATTTATAACAAGAACTGGCGAATTTTCTATGCATGTAAGCGAGCTCAGCCTTGCTTCAAAGTCGATAAGCCCACTTCCTGAGAAGTATCATGGTTTAGTTGATGTTGAGACAAGATATCGCCAAAGATACCTTGATATGATAATGAACCCTGAAGTTAGAGCTGATTTTAAAAGACGCTCAGTGATTATAAGTACGATTAGAAGATTTTTTGAAGAAAAGGGCTTTTTAGAAGTTGAAACACCGATGCTACACCCAATAGCAGGCGGTGCAAACGCCAAGCCATTTATCACTTTTCACAATGCTCTTGGAGTCGAGAGATATCTAAGGATCGCACCTGAGTTATACCTCAAACGCCTTATAGTAGGTGGCTTTGAGGCTGTTTATGAGATGAATAGAAATTTTAGAAACGAAGGAATGGACCTTACTCATAATCCTGAGTTTACAAGTATAGAGTTTTACTGGGCATACCATAACTATCACGATTTGATGGGTATCACAGAGGATCTTTTTAATGTCATTTTAGACAAGCTGGATATGGAAAAAGTTGTAAATTTTGACGGCATGGAGATTGATTTTAGTAAGCCATTTAAGCGAATAAGCTACAAAAAAGCTCTCGTTGAGATCGGTGGACTAGATGATAATCTCATAAACGATAAAGATAAAATTTTAGCAAAACTAAGAGCTGATGGCCTTGAAGCAAATGAGAAGCTCGATCTTGGTCACTTGCAGGCTGAGCTATTTGATAACTATGTAGAGAGTAAGCTTATACACCCAACATTTGTTATTGATTATCCGATTTCGATCAGTCCACTTTCAAGAAGAAGTGATGCAAATCCTGATGTGGCTGAGAGATTTGAGCTATTTATCGCTGGTCGCGAGCTAGCAAATGGCTTTAACGAGCTAAACGATCCAATTGATCAATACAACCGCTTTAAAGCGCAAATCGATGCTAAAAACGCAGGCGATGACGAGGCACACGAGATGGATGAGGACTATGTAAAAGCCCTAGGATACGGCATGCCACCAGTTGCAGGTGAGGGTATAGGCATCGATAGGCTTGTTATGCTTTTAACGGATAAAAAATCAATACGTGATGTTGTGCTCTTCCCAGCGATGAGGCCACTTAAAAATGAGATAAAGGAGAATGAAAAATGA
- a CDS encoding Fur family transcriptional regulator, translating into MIENLEYDALLEKFKRVLRDNGLKYTKQREILLKTLYNNGEHFTPERLYLFIKETHPELNIGIATVYRTLNLLEESEMVTSISFGSQGKKFELATKPHHDHMICRKCGLIIEFEDPMIEKRQISIAKDHGFKLTGHMMQLYGICEKCSKNNIKGK; encoded by the coding sequence ATGATAGAAAATTTAGAATATGATGCGTTGCTTGAGAAATTCAAAAGAGTGCTTCGCGACAATGGTTTAAAATACACGAAACAGCGTGAAATTTTACTAAAAACGCTATACAACAATGGCGAACACTTTACTCCAGAAAGACTTTATCTTTTTATAAAAGAAACGCACCCTGAGCTAAATATTGGTATCGCAACTGTTTATAGAACACTAAATCTACTTGAAGAATCAGAGATGGTGACATCAATCAGCTTTGGTTCACAAGGTAAAAAATTTGAGCTTGCCACAAAGCCACATCACGACCATATGATATGCAGAAAGTGCGGTCTTATCATAGAATTTGAAGATCCAATGATAGAAAAAAGACAAATCAGTATCGCAAAAGATCATGGCTTTAAACTAACTGGTCACATGATGCAGCTTTATGGAATTTGTGAAAAATGCTCAAAAAATAATATAAAGGGAAAGTAA
- a CDS encoding CvpA family protein, whose translation MDLVTWFDIIIIALVLMLGIKGILNGLIKEAFGLIGLIGGLIIASRFSDLSGEFITKNIYKFENPSFLQFVAFISLWLVFWIVCLLVGKFLSKIVSVSGLGFLDRLGGFVMGSGKIFLTFSAVVAVISGTSLNNIIAPYFANSKVYPVLIETGKWITNLDVKNIKSELDEIVARPMDTNKTDAFISMDANASVNTDSNITKGE comes from the coding sequence ATGGATTTAGTAACGTGGTTTGATATTATTATTATTGCTCTTGTCTTGATGCTTGGCATAAAAGGCATATTAAATGGACTTATTAAAGAAGCATTCGGACTTATCGGACTTATCGGCGGCTTAATTATAGCTAGTAGGTTTTCAGATCTATCTGGTGAGTTTATAACTAAAAATATATATAAATTTGAAAATCCTTCATTTTTACAGTTTGTTGCATTTATCTCTCTTTGGCTAGTTTTCTGGATAGTTTGCTTACTAGTTGGTAAATTTTTATCAAAAATAGTTTCAGTAAGCGGACTTGGTTTTTTGGATAGACTTGGTGGATTTGTTATGGGAAGTGGAAAAATTTTCTTAACATTTTCGGCAGTAGTTGCTGTAATATCTGGTACTTCGCTAAATAATATAATTGCTCCTTATTTTGCGAACAGTAAAGTTTATCCGGTTTTGATAGAAACTGGCAAATGGATAACAAATCTTGATGTGAAAAATATCAAAAGTGAGTTAGATGAGATAGTGGCAAGACCAATGGATACAAACAAAACTGATGCATTTATCTCAATGGATGCAAATGCTAGTGTAAATACCGACTCTAATATCACAAAAGGGGAATAA